The Peptostreptococcaceae bacterium genome window below encodes:
- a CDS encoding DUF948 domain-containing protein, translated as MNTMISLKDLGMVVLWGSLVIMLIYLALLFKRLNDTVKGVNKLIEDNSTEIGRTIQEIPKITQNINSITTEAVSSVHAVKGIIKNVGILKKAATPIAKASKNRKKAD; from the coding sequence ATGAATACAATGATTAGTCTAAAAGACCTGGGTATGGTCGTTTTGTGGGGCAGCCTTGTCATCATGCTAATTTATCTGGCTCTTCTTTTTAAAAGGCTTAACGACACCGTGAAGGGAGTCAACAAGCTCATCGAAGATAACAGCACGGAAATAGGCCGAACCATACAGGAAATTCCTAAAATCACGCAAAATATCAACAGCATAACAACCGAAGCAGTAAGCAGCGTGCACGCCGTAAAGGGAATTATAAAAAATGTCGGCATACTGAAAAAAGCCGCAACGCCGATTGCTAAAGCCTCAAAGAATAGAAAGAAAGCGGATTAG
- the metG gene encoding methionine--tRNA ligase, giving the protein MSRGKYYLTTPIYYPSDKLHIGHTYTTVAADALARFKRAAGYDVMFLTGTDEHGQKIEKVALEKGMQPKEYLDGMVEDIKKLWETMEISYDQFIRTTDEDHERRVQAIAQKLYDKGDIYKGHYEGWYCTPCESFWTEAQLNDGCCPDCGRPVEKTQEEAYFFKLSKYQDRLRDLLAGGEFLLPESRANEMIKNFIEPGLDDLCITRTSFDWGIRAPFDDKHIIYVWLDALSNYITALGYPDDPEKYQKFWPADVHLVGKEIVRFHTIIWPAMLMALDEPLPKMVFGHGWLLFDGGKMSKSKGNVVDPVVLIEKYGVDALKYFLLREYSFGHDGNFNNEVLLNRINSDLANDLGNLVSRTIAMVLKYNGGVIELPKAETEFDASLKEIAVSAGAAVEERMDRLDFSNALEAIWKVVRRTNKYIDETMPWTLAKDQAQKDKLDAVLYNLVESIRIISVMINPFMPHTAAKIWAQLGLEEGKSTSWDSASEFGITKEKTVVKKAAPLFPRIDVKKELEALSAENEEEPEIEPYKPQITIDDFEKLDLRVAEIVKAEKHPQADKLLVLQLKLGSDRRQIVSGIAKDFTCEELVGKKIVIIANLKPVKLRGIESRGMLLASDDFEGMGLVTVDVLDGSLVR; this is encoded by the coding sequence ATGAGCAGAGGGAAATACTATTTGACGACTCCAATTTACTATCCAAGCGATAAACTTCATATCGGGCATACCTATACAACGGTGGCGGCTGACGCCTTAGCCAGATTCAAGCGCGCTGCGGGCTATGATGTTATGTTCCTTACCGGAACGGACGAACATGGTCAAAAGATTGAAAAGGTTGCGCTAGAAAAAGGGATGCAGCCCAAGGAATATCTGGACGGAATGGTAGAGGATATTAAAAAGCTTTGGGAAACCATGGAAATTTCATACGACCAGTTCATACGTACGACTGACGAAGACCATGAAAGAAGGGTCCAGGCAATAGCACAAAAGCTTTATGACAAGGGAGACATATACAAGGGCCATTACGAGGGCTGGTACTGTACCCCATGCGAGTCATTCTGGACAGAGGCCCAGCTCAATGACGGATGCTGTCCGGACTGCGGAAGGCCCGTTGAGAAAACACAAGAGGAAGCCTACTTCTTCAAGCTGTCAAAATATCAGGACCGACTCCGCGATCTTTTGGCGGGAGGGGAATTCCTTCTTCCCGAGTCCAGGGCAAATGAGATGATAAAAAACTTCATAGAGCCTGGGCTTGACGATTTGTGCATAACCCGCACAAGCTTCGACTGGGGAATAAGGGCGCCGTTTGATGACAAGCACATAATCTATGTTTGGCTTGACGCGCTCAGCAACTATATAACCGCGCTTGGATATCCGGATGATCCGGAGAAATATCAAAAATTCTGGCCGGCAGACGTGCATCTTGTAGGAAAGGAAATCGTTCGTTTCCATACAATAATATGGCCTGCAATGCTTATGGCCCTTGATGAGCCCCTGCCCAAGATGGTATTCGGGCACGGATGGTTGTTGTTTGACGGAGGAAAGATGTCAAAATCCAAGGGCAATGTAGTAGACCCGGTTGTCCTCATTGAAAAATACGGAGTAGACGCTCTCAAATACTTTCTTCTCAGAGAATACAGCTTCGGACATGACGGCAACTTTAACAACGAAGTGCTCCTAAACAGGATTAATTCGGACCTAGCAAACGATCTTGGCAACTTGGTTAGCAGGACGATTGCCATGGTTCTTAAATACAATGGCGGAGTAATTGAATTGCCGAAGGCTGAAACCGAATTCGACGCATCGCTCAAAGAGATTGCCGTTTCCGCGGGAGCGGCCGTTGAAGAGAGAATGGATCGTCTTGATTTTTCAAACGCCCTCGAGGCCATCTGGAAGGTTGTGAGGAGAACAAACAAGTATATTGACGAGACAATGCCATGGACTCTCGCAAAGGACCAAGCGCAGAAGGACAAACTCGACGCGGTTCTTTACAATCTTGTCGAATCAATCCGAATAATATCCGTGATGATAAATCCCTTCATGCCCCATACAGCCGCCAAGATATGGGCGCAGCTCGGGCTTGAAGAAGGAAAATCGACATCATGGGACAGCGCGAGTGAATTCGGAATAACTAAAGAAAAGACCGTAGTCAAAAAAGCAGCCCCTCTTTTCCCAAGAATAGATGTTAAGAAAGAGCTTGAGGCCCTTTCCGCAGAAAATGAAGAAGAGCCTGAAATAGAGCCATACAAGCCTCAGATAACCATCGATGACTTTGAAAAGCTTGACCTTAGGGTTGCGGAGATAGTAAAGGCCGAAAAACACCCGCAGGCCGACAAACTGCTGGTGCTTCAACTTAAGCTTGGCTCTGACAGAAGGCAGATCGTTTCCGGAATAGCCAAGGACTTCACATGCGAGGAACTTGTCGGCAAGAAGATCGTCATAATAGCGAACCTAAAACCGGTCAAGCTCAGAGGCATTGAATCGCGCGGAATGCTTCTGGCTTCTGACGACTTCGAGGGAATGGGACTGGTGACTGTTGATGTGCTTGATGGAAGCCTGGTGAGATAG
- a CDS encoding TatD family hydrolase: MFFDSHAHLDSSAFDDDRAIAIARAKDAGVNLIMNPSVDLESASKVAKLTKEYEAIYGAVGIHPHNADEVDDITLSLLEGLARKEKIKAIGEIGLDYHYDYSPRDDQKACFIEHLRMAGRLGMPVIIHDREANDDVMRILKEEKAFETGVLLHCYSGSAEMARQYVKLGARISIAGPVTFKNARKLADVVKMVPLNRLLIETDSPFLAPVPHRGKRNEPEFVRFVAQRISLIKEIDIEEVAIATTGNAKAFFGI; encoded by the coding sequence ATGTTTTTTGACTCGCATGCCCATTTGGATTCATCTGCATTCGATGATGACAGAGCCATAGCCATAGCCAGAGCGAAAGATGCAGGCGTTAATCTAATAATGAATCCATCTGTGGATTTGGAAAGCGCCTCAAAAGTTGCCAAGCTTACAAAAGAGTATGAAGCTATTTATGGGGCAGTTGGTATACACCCCCATAATGCCGATGAAGTGGACGACATAACCCTTTCTCTTTTAGAGGGCTTGGCGAGGAAAGAAAAAATAAAGGCCATAGGAGAAATAGGGCTTGACTACCACTACGACTATTCTCCCAGGGATGACCAGAAGGCTTGCTTCATAGAGCATCTGCGAATGGCGGGGCGCCTCGGAATGCCCGTCATAATTCATGATAGGGAAGCCAATGATGATGTAATGAGAATACTAAAGGAAGAGAAAGCCTTTGAGACTGGGGTTTTGCTGCATTGCTATTCTGGAAGCGCGGAAATGGCTAGACAGTATGTGAAGCTGGGAGCTCGTATTTCCATAGCCGGGCCTGTGACATTCAAGAATGCGAGAAAACTGGCCGATGTGGTAAAAATGGTTCCGCTAAATAGGCTTTTAATAGAGACTGATTCCCCGTTTCTTGCGCCGGTGCCGCACCGAGGCAAGCGTAATGAACCCGAATTTGTGCGCTTCGTGGCACAAAGGATTTCACTTATAAAGGAAATAGATATCGAAGAGGTGGCCATTGCCACAACCGGCAACGCAAAGGCCTTTTTCGGCATTTAA
- a CDS encoding G5 domain-containing protein, with product MSKRNIMLSAFVLIMAAALFFLPNWEKTIIVSDGGSEKKLETRLETVAEALDEYGYELKPTDEIFPEGNEKLKNGMTIEIKRSFAVVLKDESGMKAVYTLGPLVEDVLVEEGLALRGNDRVEPALDEPVESGDAISVTRVSEQTVFRQELYPYSIETRKNPDWGTDDKEILQEGVDGIKLLTYVVTYENGVATREEKVSEEIVTEPVAEIIEKGDGRLLVASRGDLRFEKSMTMTSTAYDLSVASCGKTPDHPEYGITYSGTRAKRGTVAVDPREIPLGTRLYIESLDGTRNYGFAVAEDTGSAVKGNIIDLFMESESDVAAYGKRKVKVYILE from the coding sequence ATGAGTAAAAGGAATATCATGCTATCGGCGTTTGTCTTGATTATGGCGGCCGCACTGTTTTTTTTGCCGAATTGGGAGAAAACTATAATTGTTTCAGATGGGGGATCCGAAAAGAAATTGGAAACCCGCCTAGAAACTGTTGCGGAAGCTTTAGATGAATACGGGTACGAATTGAAGCCCACGGACGAAATATTTCCGGAGGGGAACGAAAAACTGAAAAATGGAATGACAATAGAAATAAAAAGATCTTTTGCTGTTGTGCTTAAAGACGAGAGCGGAATGAAAGCAGTTTATACGTTAGGACCCTTGGTCGAGGATGTTCTTGTAGAAGAGGGTCTGGCCTTGCGCGGCAATGACAGGGTAGAACCGGCCTTGGATGAACCTGTAGAGAGTGGAGACGCCATATCCGTAACCAGGGTCAGCGAACAGACTGTATTCAGACAGGAGCTTTATCCATACAGTATCGAAACGAGAAAGAATCCCGATTGGGGAACAGATGATAAGGAAATTCTTCAGGAAGGCGTAGACGGTATAAAACTGTTGACCTATGTAGTCACATACGAAAACGGAGTTGCGACTCGTGAAGAAAAGGTGTCGGAGGAAATTGTAACCGAGCCTGTTGCTGAAATCATCGAAAAAGGCGACGGACGGCTTTTGGTTGCATCCAGGGGAGACCTTCGCTTCGAGAAGTCAATGACAATGACATCTACAGCCTACGACCTAAGCGTCGCTAGTTGCGGGAAGACACCGGACCATCCTGAGTACGGAATCACCTACAGCGGAACCAGAGCAAAAAGAGGAACCGTTGCTGTGGATCCGAGGGAAATACCGCTAGGTACAAGGCTTTATATTGAGAGCCTTGACGGAACAAGAAACTACGGATTTGCAGTTGCAGAGGATACGGGAAGCGCAGTCAAGGGAAATATAATAGACCTTTTCATGGAAAGCGAGTCCGATGTGGCAGCCTACGGAAAAAGGAAGGTAAAGGTATATATACTTGAGTGA
- the rnmV gene encoding ribonuclease M5 — translation MIKEAIVVEGKDDRSALVKAVDAEIIETHGFGLSVQTLERIKTAKERTGVIIFTDPDRAGENIRRKIEKTVPGCSHAYLPLEEAIRGDNIGIENANSESIVRALEKVRTKRPLPRTLFSMDDLSDAGLVGETDSAEMRSKLGMELGIGYGNAKRLLSRLNHYEITREEFAIALERICAQ, via the coding sequence ATGATAAAGGAAGCCATAGTGGTTGAAGGCAAGGATGACAGGAGCGCGCTTGTAAAGGCCGTAGACGCCGAGATAATCGAGACCCACGGCTTCGGACTAAGCGTGCAGACGCTCGAAAGAATAAAGACAGCCAAGGAACGGACAGGGGTTATCATATTTACAGATCCGGACAGGGCTGGCGAAAATATTAGGAGAAAAATAGAGAAAACGGTTCCGGGCTGTTCCCATGCATACCTTCCACTTGAAGAGGCCATACGTGGCGACAACATAGGAATAGAAAACGCCAATTCAGAGAGCATAGTCAGGGCGCTTGAAAAAGTTCGTACAAAGAGGCCCCTTCCGAGGACGCTCTTCTCAATGGACGACCTGTCGGATGCAGGTCTTGTTGGCGAAACCGACTCAGCTGAAATGCGAAGCAAATTGGGCATGGAGCTTGGGATAGGATATGGAAACGCCAAGAGGTTGCTTTCAAGATTGAACCACTACGAAATAACAAGAGAAGAATTTGCTATAGCACTTGAGCGTATTTGCGCACAATAA
- the rsmA gene encoding 16S rRNA (adenine(1518)-N(6)/adenine(1519)-N(6))-dimethyltransferase RsmA, whose amino-acid sequence MQRISSIGRTKEIIAKYKFRFSKSLGQNFLVDGNTIDKIILAGDVGPDDNVLEVGPGIGTLTQMLCEDAGKVLAIEKDWDLIPILKNDTLKDYENLTILHGDILKENLKEIVRDAFGDNPFKLIANLPYYITTPIIMRFLEEDLPVTDIVVMMQKEVAERVEAVPGTKSYGALSVAVQYYAEPEIMGVVPKHVFMPAPKIDSIILRLRVRKEPPVMLKDKSLFFETVKASFAMRRKTLYNTLRKALPYGDDVVSRAIEGAGIDPKRRGETLTIDEFATLSNEIYKQIN is encoded by the coding sequence ATGCAGAGAATCTCATCCATAGGCAGAACAAAGGAAATTATCGCAAAATACAAATTCAGATTTTCAAAGAGCCTCGGGCAGAACTTTCTTGTGGACGGAAACACCATAGACAAAATCATCCTTGCGGGCGATGTAGGCCCCGATGACAATGTGTTGGAAGTGGGACCGGGGATAGGGACACTTACCCAAATGCTTTGCGAGGATGCGGGCAAGGTTCTTGCAATTGAAAAAGACTGGGACTTGATACCTATACTTAAAAACGACACACTAAAGGATTATGAAAATCTTACAATTCTCCATGGAGACATTCTTAAGGAAAATCTTAAAGAGATAGTAAGGGATGCCTTTGGAGACAATCCCTTCAAGCTGATTGCCAACCTGCCGTACTACATCACAACACCCATAATAATGAGGTTTCTTGAAGAGGACTTGCCCGTAACCGACATAGTTGTAATGATGCAAAAGGAAGTTGCGGAAAGGGTAGAGGCGGTTCCCGGAACAAAGAGCTACGGTGCGCTTTCGGTTGCGGTTCAATACTATGCCGAGCCGGAAATAATGGGCGTCGTGCCAAAGCATGTATTCATGCCGGCACCCAAGATTGATTCAATAATCTTAAGACTCAGGGTTAGAAAAGAACCACCCGTAATGCTCAAGGACAAAAGCCTCTTTTTCGAAACGGTTAAGGCGTCATTCGCAATGAGGCGCAAGACACTGTATAACACACTGAGAAAAGCCCTTCCGTATGGAGACGATGTTGTATCAAGAGCGATTGAAGGCGCAGGAATAGACCCCAAGCGACGGGGAGAAACCCTTACGATAGATGAATTCGCTACATTATCGAACGAAATATACAAACAGATAAATTAA
- a CDS encoding YkuS family protein — translation MNKFRVSLQKGLSQLRESLINEGYEVCYDGECKVESDVTIVSGIDSAYEGIENTQCMINSSGESTMLLIDATHLTHNRVLDMIKNNHCAK, via the coding sequence ATGAATAAATTCAGAGTATCTTTGCAAAAGGGATTGAGCCAGTTGAGAGAATCGTTGATAAATGAAGGATATGAAGTTTGTTATGATGGAGAATGCAAGGTTGAATCCGATGTTACAATTGTTTCGGGAATTGATTCCGCTTATGAAGGAATCGAGAATACGCAATGCATGATCAATTCTTCCGGAGAATCTACAATGCTTCTTATCGATGCAACACATCTTACCCATAACAGGGTATTGGACATGATAAAAAACAACCATTGCGCAAAATAA
- a CDS encoding redox-sensing transcriptional repressor Rex, protein MEKSNNISMVSIRRLPKYYRYLEELIEKEISKISSKELGTIMGFTASQIRQDLNNFGGFGQQGYGYNVKDLHDAIGKILGLDKDYNVIIIGAGNLGQALANYNNFGKAGFKCIAMFDKNPKMIGLKIRDAEVIDSDRLCSFLRETHVDIAIIATNAEAAQQVTLNATGCGVKTIWNFTNTDIQVPDDVIVENVHLIESLFTLSFLMNNR, encoded by the coding sequence ATGGAAAAATCAAATAATATATCAATGGTATCAATAAGGCGGCTGCCTAAGTATTATAGATATCTCGAAGAATTGATAGAAAAGGAAATTAGCAAAATATCGTCCAAGGAGCTTGGAACCATCATGGGATTCACAGCATCGCAGATACGGCAGGATCTCAATAACTTCGGAGGCTTCGGGCAGCAGGGCTATGGATACAATGTAAAGGATCTACACGATGCCATAGGTAAAATACTTGGACTCGACAAGGACTACAATGTAATAATAATAGGAGCCGGGAATCTGGGGCAAGCGCTTGCGAACTACAACAATTTTGGAAAAGCCGGATTCAAATGTATTGCCATGTTTGACAAGAATCCAAAGATGATAGGATTGAAAATACGGGATGCAGAGGTTATCGATTCCGATAGGCTGTGTTCATTCCTCAGAGAAACCCATGTGGATATAGCCATTATTGCTACAAATGCAGAGGCGGCGCAACAAGTAACGCTAAATGCTACGGGATGCGGAGTGAAGACAATTTGGAACTTTACGAATACGGACATACAAGTGCCGGATGATGTAATCGTCGAAAATGTGCATCTGATAGAAAGCCTATTTACACTTTCATTCCTTATGAACAACAGATAA
- a CDS encoding FAD-dependent oxidoreductase: MRKEKILIIGGVAAGTKTAAKIMRENPEAEVVIVTKDEHISYAGCGLPYFIGGIIEEEKELVVKTPEEFTLATGADVFIKHEAKTIDMEKKEAVVVNYENGEEKIYSFDKLVFATGASPFVPPIKGIELDNVYSLRRVTDAIKIRKVVDDGEIRDAVVIGGGFIGLEVAENLKERGVNVSIIELVPHILPPFDEEMALLAQRHMIEKGVDIFGDEKAVAIEGKEKVTGVQTDKRSLKADLVIVSVGVRPNVALAKSIGVKLGETGAIKINDRMETNLKNVFAVGDCAETKNLITGKSVWYPMGSTANKMGRIAGINIGGDVEKDNLKGVLGTTVVKLFGVNAAKTGLSERDATKLGYEVQSVIVPANDRAHYFPGYRRIVTKLIAEKESGRLLGAQIIGEGVVDKPIDILATAITFGAKVEDLEKLDLAYAPPFSSAMASTIVAANVLRNVYKGKLQTINPRILKDRLDEVVVLDVRDEASHFIRSIPGSVNIYSAEIQMKANELDKTKETVIVCKIGKEAYLTLLKLKAMGFEDVKILEGGMEAYAYETE, from the coding sequence ATGAGAAAAGAAAAAATTCTTATAATTGGTGGCGTTGCTGCAGGCACAAAAACAGCGGCAAAAATCATGAGAGAGAATCCGGAAGCCGAAGTTGTTATCGTTACGAAGGACGAACATATTTCATATGCCGGTTGCGGGCTGCCCTATTTTATAGGGGGAATAATCGAGGAAGAAAAAGAACTGGTTGTAAAAACTCCCGAGGAATTTACACTGGCAACCGGAGCGGATGTATTCATAAAGCATGAAGCGAAAACAATCGATATGGAGAAAAAAGAAGCCGTTGTTGTTAACTACGAAAATGGCGAGGAAAAGATTTATTCATTCGACAAGCTTGTATTCGCGACGGGGGCATCTCCATTCGTTCCTCCAATAAAAGGGATTGAGCTTGATAATGTATACTCACTCAGAAGAGTTACGGATGCCATCAAAATTAGAAAAGTGGTAGATGACGGGGAAATCCGAGATGCCGTTGTAATAGGAGGCGGATTCATTGGGTTAGAGGTAGCTGAAAACCTCAAGGAAAGAGGAGTAAATGTCAGCATTATTGAGCTGGTACCGCATATTCTTCCCCCATTTGATGAAGAAATGGCTCTCTTGGCGCAGCGTCACATGATAGAAAAGGGCGTAGATATATTCGGCGATGAAAAAGCCGTTGCAATAGAAGGCAAAGAAAAAGTTACAGGCGTGCAGACGGATAAGCGGTCTTTAAAAGCCGATCTTGTAATTGTTTCGGTAGGCGTTAGGCCTAATGTGGCGCTGGCTAAAAGCATAGGCGTAAAGCTTGGAGAAACCGGAGCCATCAAGATAAACGATAGAATGGAAACCAACTTGAAGAATGTATTTGCAGTTGGCGATTGCGCAGAGACAAAAAATTTGATTACCGGAAAGTCCGTATGGTATCCCATGGGTTCGACAGCCAATAAAATGGGACGGATAGCCGGGATAAACATAGGTGGAGACGTTGAAAAGGATAACCTAAAGGGTGTGCTTGGAACAACAGTAGTCAAGCTTTTCGGAGTAAACGCAGCAAAGACCGGATTGTCTGAAAGGGATGCAACTAAGCTGGGATACGAAGTTCAAAGCGTAATTGTGCCTGCAAACGACAGGGCGCATTATTTCCCCGGATACAGAAGAATTGTGACAAAGCTTATTGCCGAGAAAGAATCGGGAAGGCTTTTAGGAGCGCAGATAATCGGAGAGGGAGTTGTCGACAAACCAATCGACATCTTGGCGACGGCCATAACCTTTGGAGCAAAAGTTGAAGACCTTGAAAAATTGGACCTGGCATATGCGCCTCCGTTCTCAAGCGCTATGGCATCAACTATTGTAGCGGCAAATGTTTTAAGGAATGTGTATAAGGGCAAACTCCAAACAATAAATCCAAGGATACTTAAAGATAGACTGGATGAAGTTGTAGTATTGGATGTAAGGGACGAGGCGTCCCATTTCATAAGATCCATACCGGGCTCTGTAAACATATATTCGGCGGAGATACAAATGAAGGCCAATGAGCTGGACAAGACAAAAGAAACCGTTATAGTGTGCAAGATTGGAAAAGAAGCATACCTGACATTGCTTAAACTCAAGGCCATGGGCTTTGAAGATGTAAAAATACTCGAAGGCGGAATGGAAGCATACGCATACGAAACAGAATAA
- a CDS encoding sulfurtransferase TusA family protein codes for MSEIKLNLKGMQCPGPIMEVFKASKKAESGDVIIATVSDRGFEKDIQAWAKKTGNEILDMNVSETEITAKIKMK; via the coding sequence GTGAGCGAAATCAAATTAAACCTTAAAGGAATGCAATGCCCGGGACCAATCATGGAAGTTTTTAAGGCATCAAAGAAAGCGGAATCAGGAGATGTCATAATTGCAACCGTAAGCGATAGAGGATTTGAAAAGGATATCCAGGCATGGGCAAAGAAAACCGGAAATGAGATACTTGACATGAATGTTTCCGAAACCGAAATCACCGCAAAAATAAAGATGAAATAG
- a CDS encoding DsrE/DsrF/DrsH-like family protein, producing the protein MTDKKTLVVFSGDMDKVMASLIIANGAAAMGSEVTMFFTFWGLNTLRKAKKIKIKKDFMEKMFGFMMPRGPEKMGISKMNFGGIGAKMMKDMMKKKNVNSLPELIESAQMMGVKMIACTMSMDVMGIREEELIDGIELGGVATYLGEAEEGNVNLFI; encoded by the coding sequence ATGACAGATAAAAAAACCCTCGTTGTATTCAGTGGAGACATGGACAAGGTTATGGCGAGCCTTATCATAGCAAATGGCGCGGCGGCCATGGGAAGCGAAGTTACAATGTTCTTCACCTTCTGGGGGCTAAACACACTCAGAAAAGCCAAGAAGATAAAAATAAAAAAAGATTTCATGGAAAAAATGTTTGGATTTATGATGCCGCGAGGTCCCGAAAAGATGGGAATATCAAAAATGAATTTCGGAGGCATCGGAGCAAAGATGATGAAAGACATGATGAAGAAAAAGAATGTAAACTCCCTGCCTGAACTTATAGAAAGCGCCCAGATGATGGGTGTCAAGATGATTGCATGCACAATGTCCATGGATGTAATGGGCATAAGGGAAGAGGAACTGATTGACGGAATAGAACTTGGCGGAGTAGCCACATACCTCGGAGAAGCCGAAGAAGGCAATGTAAATCTATTCATATAG
- a CDS encoding HD domain-containing protein, whose protein sequence is MTSRAEAFELLKKHVESKSLLKHSFAVEAGMRGYAAYYGEDEETWGACGLLHDIDFEKYPDEHPFRGPEILKENGYPEDFCLAVKGHGDSTNTPRTTNMAKALYAVDQMSSFIVAVALMRPEVFGGLKPKSVKKKLKTKSFAAKVDREGLIKGAEELGMDMTEHIQIVIDALVKHEAFLKEQGYSLIEF, encoded by the coding sequence ATGACATCAAGAGCGGAAGCATTTGAATTATTGAAGAAACATGTAGAAAGCAAAAGCCTGCTTAAGCATTCATTTGCAGTAGAAGCTGGAATGAGAGGCTATGCGGCATACTATGGAGAAGATGAGGAAACATGGGGTGCCTGCGGTCTTCTTCATGACATTGACTTTGAAAAATATCCCGACGAGCATCCATTCAGAGGACCGGAAATACTTAAAGAAAATGGATACCCGGAGGACTTTTGCCTTGCAGTTAAGGGTCACGGAGACTCCACAAATACGCCTAGAACGACGAACATGGCAAAGGCTCTCTATGCTGTTGACCAAATGTCAAGCTTCATAGTTGCAGTTGCGCTTATGAGACCCGAAGTTTTCGGAGGCCTAAAGCCTAAGTCCGTAAAGAAAAAACTAAAGACCAAATCCTTTGCAGCTAAGGTTGACCGAGAGGGATTGATTAAGGGCGCTGAGGAATTGGGGATGGATATGACAGAGCACATTCAGATTGTTATCGATGCGCTTGTGAAGCACGAAGCATTTTTGAAAGAGCAGGGATATAGCCTAATAGAATTCTAA